The Primulina eburnea isolate SZY01 chromosome 8, ASM2296580v1, whole genome shotgun sequence genome contains a region encoding:
- the LOC140840247 gene encoding CLIP-associated protein-like: protein MEEALELARAKDTKERMAGVERLHELLEASRKTYSATEVASLVDVCLDLLKDNNFRVSQGALQALDSAAVLSGEHLKLHFNALVPAVVERLGDSKQPVRDAARRLLLTLMEVSSPTIIVERAGSYAWTHKSWRVREEFARTVTSAISLFGSTELPLQRAILPSILQILNDTNPGVRESATTCIEEMYTQAGTQFLEELHRHNLSTTLLKDINSRLEKIEPKIRSSDAIGGNYPSNETKPASLNLKKGSPKSKSSTRVLSLFGADGDITEKPVEPIKVYSEKELIREFEKIASTLVPDKDWSMRIAAMQRVEGLVIGGAVDYPCFHGLLKQLVGPLSTQLSDRRSSIVKQACHLLNFLSKDLLGDFEGCAEVFIPVLFKLVVITVLVIAESADNCIKTMLRNCKVPRVLPRIVDSAKNDRSAILRARCCEYALLILECWIDAPEIQRSADLYEDLIRCCVADAMSEVRSTARTCYKMFARTWPERSRRLFSSFDPVVQRVITDEDGGMHRRHASPSIRERSSNMSFTSQTSLPSNIPGYGTSAIVAMDKSASIPSGTSITPGLLLSQSKSVGKGTDRTLESVLHSSKQKVTAIESMLRGLDLSGKSRSSSLDLGVDPPSSRDPPFPLAVPVSNSQTNSFVDTISGISKGNNRNGGLVLSDIITQIQASKDSGKFSYHSSLGSESLSMHSSYPSKRTFEKVPERGFSEEYAEFKQSRRYMNSHIDRQYLEASYKDGNYRDSQNSYVPHFQRPLLRKNAVGRTPAGRRRSFDDSQLPLGDVSSYADCPASLNDALSEGLSSNSDWNARVAAFNYIHSLLQQGTRGVQEIIQYFEKVMKLFFQHLDDPHHKVAQAALSTLADIVPACRKPFENYLERILPHVFSRLIDPKESVRQPCSTTLDLVGKTYGTDALLPAFLRSLDEQRPPKAKLAVIDFAIGSFNKHASNSEGSANSGMLKLWLAKLMPLVHDKNTKLKEAAITCIISVYTHFDSVAVINFILSLSVEEQNSLRRALKQHTPRIEVDLVNFLQSKKEKRGKSSYDPSDLIGTSSEEGYAGASKKSHLLGRYSSGSVDSDGGRKWNSLQDAPYNTGSIGNLKSDDIQENLRYDVLETNSYPEVSPSNDKNLKYASNTDHHKSRTRAIDTHSNAEISSASCLDINRLCGSDFLPKSADFEVDIALSPELTPNNPKLSILKLNSTLEVGPSIPQILHLICNGNDESPTAKKRDALQQLVEVSVSNDHSIWSKYFNQILTAVLEVLDDSDPFIRELTLSLVCEMLKNQKDSMEDSVEIVIEKLLHATKDIVLKVSSESEHCLSIILSQYDPFRCLSVIVPLLVTVDERTLVTCINCLTKLVGRLSQEELMGQLPSFLPALFDAFGSQSADVRKTVVFCLVDIYIMLGKQFLPYLEGLNSTQLRLVTIYANRISQARTGTPIDGTQ from the exons ATGGAGGAGGCATTGGAGTTGGCGCGCGCGAAGGACACCAAGGAGAGGATGGCTGGCGTCGAGCGTCTCCACGAACTACTCGAGGCATCGAGGAAGACTTATTCGGCGACGGAGGTGGCGTCGCTCGTCGACGTCTGCTTAGATCTCTTGAAGGACAACAATTTCAGAGTGTCTCAGGGTGCTCTGCAGGCACTTGACTCGGCTGCTGTGCTCTCCGGCGAGCACTTGAAGCTCCACTTTAATGCTCTCGTACCCGCTGTGGTCGAGAGATTGGGGGATTCCAAGCAGCCTGTTAGGGATGCTGCGAGGAGGCTTTTGCTTACTCTCATGGAG GTGTCTTCCCCTACAATAATTGTTGAACGAGCTGGATCTTATGCTTGGACTCACAAAAGCTGGAGAGTTCGAGAGGAGTTTGCTCGTACCGTCACATCTGCAATCAGTCTCTTTGGGTCGACAGAACTTCCCCTTCAACGTGCTATTCTTCCATCT ATTTTGCAGATTTTGAATGATACAAATCCTGGTGTAAGAGAATCGGCCACAACTTGTATTGAG GAGATGTACACTCAGGCTGGGACACAGTTTCTTGAGGAACTTCACAGGCATAATTTATCTACAACATTG TTAAAAGATATTAATTCCAGATTAGAAAAAATTGAGCCGAAGATTCGCTCTTCAGATGCAATTGGTGGCAATTACCCTTCTAACGAGACTAAGCCTGCAAGCTTAAATCTGAAAAAAGGCAGCCCGAAGTCCAAAAGCTCAACTCGTGTGCTTTCTCTATTTGGAG CTGATGGAGATATTACCGAGAAACCTGTCGAACCAATTAAAGTGTATTCAGAAAAGGAGCTCATCAGGGAGTTTGAGAAGATTGCTTCGACCCTTGTGCCAGATAAAGATTGGTCAATGCGGATTGCAGCCATGCAGAGAGTCGAAGGTCTTGTAATTGGAG GTGCAGTTGATTACCCTTGTTTCCATGGACTTCTGAAGCAGTTGGTTGGTCCATTGAGCACACAATTATCTGATCGGCGATCTAGCATTGTGAAGCAG GCCTGCCATTTATTAAACTTCTTATCTAAAGATCTCTTGGGAGACTTTGAGGGGTGTGCAGAGGTTTTTATTCCG GTCCTTTTCAAGCTTGTTGTGATAACAGTGCTTGTTATTGCCGAATCTGCAGATAACTGTATTAAAACG ATGTTGCGCAATTGCAAAGTTCCGCGTGTACTTCCTCGGATAGTTGACTCTGCAAAGAATGACCGCAGTGCTATACTTCGTGCGAG gTGTTGCGAATATGCGCTTCTAATTCTTGAATGTTGGATTGATGCTCCCGAAATACAACGCTCGGCTGACCTCTATGAAGACCTCATTAGATGTTGTGTCGCTGATGCAATGAGTGAG GTGCGATCTACTGCTAGGACCTGTTATAAAATGTTTGCTAGAACCTGGCCTGAGCGCTCACGGCGGCTGTTTTCGTCTTTTGATCCGGTGGTTCAAAGG GTGATAACCGATGAGGATGGTGGAATGCACAGAAGGCATGCTTCTCCTTCCATTCGCGAAAGGAGTTCAAACATGTCATTCACCTCTCAGACATCCCTCCCTTCAAACATTCCTGGTTATGGGACTTCTGCTATAGTTGCAATGGATAAAAGTGCAAGTATACCTTCAGGGACATCAATTACTCCCGGATTACTgctctcacaatcaaagtctgtGGGTAAAGGAACCGATCGGACACTTGAAAGTGTGCTGCACTCGAGCAAGCAGAAGGTCACTGCTATAGAGAGTATGTTGAGAGGCTTGGATTTATCAGGCAAAAGTAGATCCTCTAGTTTGGACTTAG GAGTTGACCCACCATCGTCCCGTGATCCACCATTTCCCCTTGCTGTTCCAGTCTCAAATAGTCAAACAAATTCTTTTGTAGACACAATTTCTGGTATCTCTAAAGGAAATAATCGCAATGGAGGTTTGGTGTTGTCAGATATCATCACTCAAATTCAGGCTTCTAAAGATTCGGGTAAATTTTCATATCATAGTAGCTTAGGAAGTGAATCTCTATCTATGCATTCATCTTACCCGTCCAAGAGAACTTTTGAAAAAGTGCCAGAAAGAGGTTTTAGTGAAGAATATGCAGAATTTAAGCAGTCCAGAAGATATATGAATTCCCATATTGATAGGCAGTACTTGGAAGCATCTTACAAGGATGGTAATTATAGGGATTCACAGAATAGCTATGTACCACATTTTCAGCGTCCACTTTTAAGAAAGAATGCAGTTGGACGGACGCCCGCAGGGAGGAGAAGAAGCTTTGATGACAGCCAGCTACCACTGGGAGATGTCTCAAGTTATGCTGATTGTCCAGCTTCCCTTAATGATGCTCTAAGTGAGGGGCTTAGTTCGAATTCAGATTGGAATGCTCGGGTTGCTGCATTTAATTATATTCACTCTCTGCTACAGCAGGGCACGAGAGGCGTTCAAGAAATAATACAGTATTTTGAGAAGGTCATGAAGCTATTTTTCCAACATTTGGATGATCCCCATCATAAAGTTGCACAAGCTGCCCTTTCAACACTTGCCGATATTGTTCCAGCATGCAGAAAGCCATTTGAAAATTACTTGGAGAGGATTCTACCCCATGTTTTCTCCCGGCTGATCGATCCAAAGGAATCAGTTAGGCAACCTTGCTCGACTACATTAGATCTTGTGGGCAAAACATATGGTACTGATGCACTCCTGCCAGCTTTTCTCCGATCATTGGATGAACAACGCCCTCCAAAGGCAAAATTAGCTGTTATTGATTTTGCTATTGGTTCATTTAACAAGCATGCATCAAATTCTGAAGGCTCTGCTAATAGTGGCATGCTTAAGTTATGGCTTGCAAAATTAATGCCCCTGGTCCATGATAAAAATACTAAACTGAAAGAAGCTGCCATCACATGTATAATATCTGTTTATACCCATTTTGATTCGGTAGCTGTAATAAATTTTATCCTTAGCTTATCTGTTGAAGAACAGAATTCTTTGAGACGAGCCCTCAAGCAGCATACTCCTCGTATTGAGGTAGACCTGGTGAATTTTCTGCAAAGTAAGAAAGAGAAACGTGGTAAGTCCTCTTACGATCCATCTGATCTGATTGGAACTTCTTCTGAAGAGGGGTACGCTGGAGCATCAAAGAAGAGCCATCTATTAGGAAGGTATTCTTCTGGTTCTGTTGATAGCGATGGTGGTAGGAAGTGGAATTCTCTTCAAGATGCCCCGTATAACACAGGGTCTATTGGCAACCTAAAATCTGATGATATTCAAGAGAACTTGCGCTATGATGTTCTGGAGACTAATTCTTACCCTGAAGTCTCCCCTTCAAATgacaaaaatttgaaatatgccTCTAACACGGACCATCATAAATCTAGAACTCGTGCAATAGATACCCATTCAAATGCTGAGATTTCTTCAGCCTCATGCTTGGATATCAATCGGCTTTGTGGATCGGATTTTCTGCCGAAGTCTGCAGATTTTGAGGTTGATATTGCTCTTTCACCTGAATTGACACCGAATAATCCTAAGCtttctattttaaaattgaattcTACCTTAGAAGTGGGACCAAGCATTCCCCAGATCCTTCATTTG ATTTGTAATGGCAATGATGAAAGTCCTACAGCAAAGAAGCGTGATGCACTTCAACAGTTGGTTGAAGTATCTGTATCAAATGATCACTCTATTTGGAGCAAG TACTTCAATCAGATTTTGACTGCTGTACTTGAAGTGCTGGATGATTCTGATCCATTTATTCGAGAGTTGACTCTCTCTCTTGTTTGcgaaatgttgaagaatcag AAAGATTCTATGGAGGATTCTGTTGAGATTGTAATCGAAAAGCTGCTTCATGCAACAAAAGACATTGTTCTGAAA GTATCCAGTGAATCGGAGCATTGTTTATCTATAATTCTCTCTCAGTATGATCCATTTAGGTGTTTAAGT GTTATTGTTCCTTTACTCGTTACCGTAGATGAGAGAACTCTTGTCACGTGCATAAATTGCTTGACGAAG CTTGTTGGTAGGCTCTCCCAGGAAGAACTTATGGGCCAACTGCCATCATTTTTGCCAGCTCTTTTCGATGCATTTGGGAGCCAGAGTGCAGATGTTCGTAAG ACTGTTGTTTTCTGTTTGGTCGACATATACATCATGCTTGGGAAACAATTTTTGCCATACTTGGAGGGGCTCAACAGCACACAACTACGACTTGTAACCATTTATGCAAACCGGATCTCGCAAGCGAGAACTGGCACTCCTATTGATGGTACCCAATGA
- the LOC140838089 gene encoding uncharacterized protein: MARWGFVFLVALAVGVAAARVLPGDVDGLNDQKNFVSFGGVGGYSGIGANGIPYGGFGGGAGTGGGFGGVNGFSGVVGYIGTGGGGLGGVGGGGLGGVGGTGGLGGVGGTGGLGGFGGGGGVLPHP, from the coding sequence ATGGCGAGGTGGGGTTTCGTGTTTCTTGTAGCTCTTGCTGTTGGCGTTGCAGCAGCAAGGGTTTTACCCGGTGACGTTGATGGCCTTAATGATCAAAAGAACTTTGTATCTTTCGGTGGAGTGGGTGGCTACAGCGGCATTGGGGCTAATGGAATACCGTACGGTGGTTTTGGCGGCGGAGCAGGAACAGGAGGCGGGTTTGGGGGAGTTAATGGATTTTCTGGCGTTGTTGGTTACATTGGGACAGGAGGCGGAGGTCTCGGTGGAGTAGGAGGCGGAGGTCTTGGTGGAGTAGGAGGAACCGGTGGTCTTGGTGGAGTAGGTGGAACCGGTGGGTTGGGCGGAtttggcggcggcggcggcgtcCTTCCACATCCTTGA